One Papaver somniferum cultivar HN1 unplaced genomic scaffold, ASM357369v1 unplaced-scaffold_135, whole genome shotgun sequence genomic window, ACCTTCATGGAAATCAAAACATGGTAATTTTGTTTATGGGTTTGGTTTTGATTGCAAGAATGGTGATTATAAGGTGTTAAGATTTGGGAGTTTTATATTATTAGGTGAAGAATCTGAAGCTAGTGTTTACTCATTAGCTTCGAGTTCATGGAAGAAACTTGGTTCCATTCCTTATAATTTCTCTTTTAATATAACAAAGGGGTTTCTTCTTGATGGTGTTCTTCATTGGGTTGCTGTTCCTATTGGACCCATACCTAGATCTAGTGTTATCGTTTGTTATAATATTTCTGATGAGACATTCTATAATGTGCCATTACCTAACGAAAACTTAAGTGATGTTGAGAACATTTGCATGGTATATTTGGGCGTTTGGGAAGGGAAGCTTTGCCTACTTCATAAGAATCACATGGAGGAGGATCCTGATACATGCACGCATCAAAACGATCACATTGAGGTGTGGACAATGATGGATAACAAGTGGAGTAAGGATTGGAAGATTACTGCACATATGGCAGATATGGAATATGTAAGTGCAATTCAAACTTTACCAAACGGAGAGATCCTTTGTGATGGTGGACCGATGGTGGATGAGGACGGCATCGGTCTGTTGGCATATGACCctaatcttgaaagagttagagcTCTGAAGATACATGGTTTCCCAGAGTGTTATGATATGGAGACTTATATTGAGACCTTAACAGCACTCAACTCCGGTACTTATGTTGGGGAAGAAGTAAATCAAGATAGAGAAGAAACGGAGAATAATGGCTGATGCAGATATGGAATTACGGATCAAAAAAATAACGGGGTAGATAAGAGAGGAGGAAGATATGGTAGGAAGGGATGGTGTCaatctttttttatgtttttgcgctaaagaaatggaaatggaaatggtTCATTGCGAGCGATGATGTGTTATATGTAGCAGTGGATTATCCAAGAATCAGTCTGAGTTCAGGCGCACGGTGGTATGTCGTCATTTTGGGTAAATTCCAAACAACGTAATTTCTACGCACTTACTTCGCTTTTTTAGCTTTGGAAATTTTATATGCGACTAAATGTAGAAACCAAGCATcttttatgtttttctttatcatcttgagtttgatctGCTTTCTttaagaattttgtattggtgTTCGGAACTTTTGTGTGCGAGTAAATGTACGAACCAAGCATCACataaattttattttatcaaCTCGAGTAAGGTCCTCTCTCGTTAAGCTATTATCTGGTTGTTTGTGTTTACCTCGTGACTCATAAAGGAAGCAGTCATATTAGATCTTTTTGTATCTTAGTCAAATTGTTATGTGGGCAGCTTTATAGTTTCTTGAGGTTGGC contains:
- the LOC113334164 gene encoding F-box/kelch-repeat protein At3g06240-like, translating into MSSFLPEEIIENILTRLPVKSISRFKCVSKNWYHFFQNPNFIKNHLNHAIQMKKFNILVTNQGDIDDTNTEPYITSIDYIVLPSTSSPFVGHALNIDYPYMDRKCKRQILGSSNGLVCIQPWGEESRTMCIWNPATREYKEVPEPSWKSKHGNFVYGFGFDCKNGDYKVLRFGSFILLGEESEASVYSLASSSWKKLGSIPYNFSFNITKGFLLDGVLHWVAVPIGPIPRSSVIVCYNISDETFYNVPLPNENLSDVENICMVYLGVWEGKLCLLHKNHMEEDPDTCTHQNDHIEVWTMMDNKWSKDWKITAHMADMEYVSAIQTLPNGEILCDGGPMVDEDGIGLLAYDPNLERVRALKIHGFPECYDMETYIETLTALNSGTYVGEEVNQDREETENNG